CGACCTTGAGCGCCAGCGCGTCGTAGGTGAGCAGCGGCCACGCGCAGCCGTCGGCGCGCAGCACGTCCGGCGGCGGTTCGGCCTGCATGGCGACCTGCACATCGACGGCCGCCTCGTAGAGCGGCGCCTCGGCCTGCCCCTGGGCGATCAGGGTGGCGAACAGGCCATCGCCGAGGTCCTCCAGCACCGCGAGGCCGGCCTCGACGTCGTGGGCCAGGATCTGCGGCGCCGAGAGACCGCGCTCGCGCAGGAAGGCGGCGGTGGTGACGAAGGCGGCCACCGAGCCAGCCGCCAGGCGCGCGGCCGCGTTGTAGCCGAGCGCCCGGCGCTCCTCCGGCGTGGCCCTGGGCGGGCAGACCACGCTCTCCAGCGCCGGCGGCTGGTCCATGAAGATGAACGTCCGGCCGTCGGGGGCGAACAGGCGCTCGTAGCTGCGCGTCGAGGCGTCGCCGCCCAGCGGCTGGCGGCGCGCCTGGCCGAAGCCGGCGGCGCGCAGGAACCCGGCCTTCAGGGCCTCGCGGTCCGAGATGTCAGGCGCGGAACTCAAGCCCTCGTCCTTCCCAGGCGCCATGCGGTGTGAGCCGCACGCGCCTGCCGTCTGCGTCGTCTTCCGAGAGCGCGATCTCTACATCGAGTCGGTCGGGCGGGAGGCGGCCCTCCAGCCGCTCGGGCCATTCGACCACCGCCGCGCCCTCGTCCAGCGCCTCGTCCAGACCGATCTCATAGGCCTCGTCCGGGTTCGAGAGGCGATAGAGGTCGAAGTGGGCGACCTTCAGTCGCGGGCCCTCGTAGAACTGCACCAGGGTGAAGGTGGGCGAGGGGACGTCCTCGGCCGGCGTCGTCAGCGCCCGCACCAGGGCCCGGGCCAGGGTGGACTTGCCGGCCCCCAGCGGCCCGGAGAGGCAGACCGCCTCGCCCGGCTTCAGCCCGGCCGCGATCGCCGCGCCCAGCCGCGCCGTGGCCGCCTCGTCGTCGAGGCGGAACTCGCCCTCGGCCGCGAGGATCATGCGAAGGCCCGGTCCGGATCGGCGGGAAGGATCCCCTCGACGTGCGCCTTGAGCGCCAGCGTCGCCTCGGCGGGATCCCCGGCCAGGCGTTCGGGCGCGACGGGATGGCCGACCGTCAGGTCGAAGCGGCGCCCGCGCTTGTTCAGCAGCTCGTGGAAGAGGGTGATGTCGCGCAGCTCCTGCGAGAGCCCGTGGAAGAAGTGGAACAGCGTCGACCAGGGGCCCGCCACGTGGACCGGCACGACGGGCGCCTCGTACTTCCGGGCCAGCGAGACCGCCGACGGCGCCCAGGGCGGATCGGCGAGCCCCCCGTCGGGCTGCCGGCGCGCCAGCCGGCCGGCTGGGAAGATCACCAGGCACCGCTCGGCCTCCATCGCCTCGCGGGTCAGCTGCAGGGTCAGGCGCGTGCGCTCGCGGGTGCGCTTGCCCTCGACCCATTCCACGGGGATCAGCACCTCCTCGAAGCCGGGGCAGACCCGGTGGGCGTCGGCGTTGGCGTAGAAGCAGATGTCGGGGCGCAGGGCCTTCAGCGCGTCGTAGACGGCCACGCCGTCGGCGATGCCGGTGGGGTGGTTGCAGACCACGATCGCCCGGCCCTGCGCGGGCACGCGGTCGAGTCCGCTGGCCGCCACCTGCACCGACAGCAGCTCGGAGACGTGCTCCAGGGCCGCGCGGCCGGGGAGCGGGGCGATCGCGTCGGCCATCCGCCGCGCCTTGCCGTAGTCCAGCAGGGCGTAGAGCAGCGGGCGCAGCACGGGCCAGGCGGCCGAGCCCGACAGCTTCGGCGCGCGCTCGGCGATCAGGGCGTCCACGATGTGGTCGGCGCCCCTCGGGCGCGCCAGGGCCGGGGCGTGGCTCAACGCGGTCATGGGCGGAACATGCGCCGCCGTCCCGCTCGCGGGCAAGCGCCGGGCGGCGCCTCCCGCAACGGAAGCTAGGCGCTCCGGGGCGTTGGGCGTAGAACGCCGGCCATGCGAGACATCACCCATTTCATCGACGGCGCGCCCGTTGCAGGCCAGTCCGGCCGCTTCGGCGACGTGTTCAACCCCAACACCGGCGAGGTGCAGGCCCGCGTCGCCCTGGCGACCGAGGCCGAGCTCGACAAGGCGGTCCAGTCGGCGCTGCGGGCGCAGCAGACCTGGGCCCTGGTCAATCCGCAGCGGCGCGCCCGGGTCATGTTCGAGTTCAAGCGGCTGGTGGAAGCCCGCATGGACGAGCTGGCCGAGATCCTGTCGTCCGAGCACGGCAAGGTGATCGCCGACTCCAAGGGCGACATCCAGCGCGGCCTGGAGGTCATCGAGTTCGCCTGCGGCATCCCGCACGTGCTGAAGGGCGAGTACACCGAGGGCGCGGGCCCCGGGATCGACGTCTATTCGATGCGCCAGCCGCTGGGCGTCTGCGCGGGGATCACCCCGTTCAACTTCCCGGCCATGATCCCGATGTGGATGTTCGGCATCGCCATCGCGACGGGCAACAGCTTCATCCTGAAGCCGTCGGAGAAGGATCCGACGGTGCCGGTGCGCCTGGCCGAGCTGATGATGGAGGCCGGCGCGCCCGCGGGCGTGCTGAACGTCGTGCACGGCGACAAGGTCGCGGTGGACGCCATCCTCGACCACGCCGACATCAAGGCGGTGAGCTTCGTGGGCTCGTCCGACATCGCCCACTACGTCTACAGCCGCGGCACGGCTGCGGGTAAGCGGGTCCAGGCCATGGGCGGGGCCAAGAACCACGGCATCATCCTGCCCGACGCCGACCTGGAGCAGGCGACCAAGGACCTGATCGGCGCCGCCTACGGCTCGGCCGGCGAGCGCTGCATGGCCCTGCCGGTGGTCGTGCCGGTGGGCAGGAAGACCGCCGACGAGCTGCGCGAGCGCGTGCTGGCCGAGATCGACACCCTGAAGGTCGGCCTATCGACCGACCCCGCCGCGCAGTACGGCCCGGTGGTGTCGGAGGCCCACAAGAAGCGGGTCAGCGACTACATCCAGATGGGCGCGGACGAAGGCGCCGAGCTGGTCGTCGACGGCCGCGGCTTCAGCCTGCAGGGCTATGAGAAGGGCTACTTCATCGGCCCCAGCCTGTTCGACCAGGTGAAGCCTTCGATGAAGACCTACCAGGAAGAGATCTTCGGGCCCGTCCTGCAGATCGTGCGGGCCGAGAGCTTCGAGGAGGCCCTGCGCCTGCCGTCAGAGCACCAGTACGGCAACGGCGTGGCGATCTTCACCCGCAACGGCCGGGCCGCGCGCGAGTTCGCCTCCCGCGTCAACGTCGGCATGGTCGGGATCAACGTGCCGATCCCGGTGCCGGTGGCCTACCACACCTTCGGCGGCTGGAAGCGCAGCGCCTTCGGCGACACCAACCAGCACGGCATGGAAGGGGTGAAGTTCTACACCAAGGTGAAGACGATCACCGCCCGCTGGCCGGAAGGCGCCGTCGAGGACAGCGCCTTCGTCATCCCGACGATGAAGTAGCGCCCAGCAGCGTCGGCTCCCCCTCGGGGGAGCTGTCGCGAAGCGAACGAGGGGGCTTCGTCCGCGCGGTTCGGCGGCGGAAGCCCCCTCAAACCCATTTCGGGCCGCCTCCCCCGAAGGGGAGGACGCCGTCCCTACGTCCGGCGGCTGACGATGTCCTTGTTGTGGGCGCGGGTCTTGGCGCCCTGGCCGCGCTCCAGCTCGGTGCGGCCGGGACGGTTGTTGTTGGTGGACGAGAACACCGTCCCCTCGTCGGCCGGGTCGCCCCAGTCCTGCTGGGGATTGTCCTCCTGGCCCAGCTTGTGGACGTCGACATTGGCGGGCGTGCCGGCCCCCAGGTCGCCGCGCACGTCGCCCATGCCCGCCTCGTCGCGGCCCAGGTCGGGGTCGAGGCCCCAGCCGTCCCGCCGCTGGCCCTCGGCTCCAGCCTCTTCACCCGCGGCCGCGATGTCGCTGTCGCCGAACTCGGCCTGGCTTGGCCGGTCGGCGTTGGTGGCGCCGTCGAGGTCGCCCTCAAAGCTGCGCTGCTCGGGATTGGTGGCGGTCTGGAACCTGTTCGGGTCGCGCTGCTCGTCCATCTCGCGCGCGCCCAGGCCGCCGCCCTGCATGCGGGCCCGATTCGCCTCGGCCTGGCTGGGGCTGAAGTTGCGGTCGTCTTGGTCGGCCATGGTCGGGGCTCCTTCTTGCTTCCCTTCCTGAACCCCGTGGCGAAGCGGCCGTTCCTTGCGCCGGCCGTCGCCGGCCGCTAGGCGAGGACCCGATGCCGTCCGCGCTGCAAGCCGCCTACGACGCCCGCCTCGCCGAAGGCGTGATCCGCCCGGACCCGGCCCAGGCCGCCGCCCTGGCCGCCCTCGTCCGCCTGGAGGGGGAGCTGGCGGACGCCCAGCCCGCCTCGGGGCTCAAGGCCCTGTTCCGCAAGCGCGCGCCCGAGAGCCGGCGGGGGGTCTACCTCGTGGGGCCCGTGGGCCGGGGAAAGTCCATGCTGATGGACCTCTTCTTCGAGACCGCCCCGGTCGAGAAGCGGCGGCGCACGCACTTCCACGTCTTCATGGGCGAGGTCCACCGGCTGATCGACGCCTGGCGCAAGGGCGATCCCGCCGCCCGCAAGGCGCGCTTCGGCCAGTCGAAGGGGGACGATCCGATCCCGCCCGTGGCCGACGTGGTCGCCGAGCGGGCGAGCCTGCTCTGCTTCGACGAGTTCCAGGTCACCGACATCGCCGACGCCATGATCCTGGGCCGGCTGTTCGAGGCGCTGTTCGATCGCGGCGTGACCCTGGTGGCCACCTCGAACCGGCTGCCCGACCAGCTCTACAAGGACGGCATCAACCGCCAGCTCTTCCTGCCGTTCATCGAGCTCCTGAAGTCCAAGGTGGAGGTGGTCTCGGTGGCGGGGCCGCACGACTACCGGCTGGACCGGCTGCGGGCCGCGGGCGTCTGGTTCTCGCCCATCGACCCGGACAACGAGCGGTCCTTCGACCGGCTGTGGCGCGAGATGCTGGGGCCCGAGGACGAGGACGAGCTGGGTGAGACGCTGGAGGTGCTGGGCCGGCGGATCACCTTCCCGAACGCCTCGGGCGGGCTGCTGCGGGCCTCGTTCGGCAGTCTCTGCTCGGTGGCCCTGGGCCCCAACGACTACCTAGCGCTCGCCGAGCGCTTCCACACCGTCTTCCTGGAGGGCGTGCCGAGGCTCACCCCCGCCCGGCGCGAGGAGGCCCGCCGCTTCGTGATCCTGATCGACGCCCTCTACGAGGCGAAGACCAAGCTGATCGTGCTGGCCGAGGCCGAGCCCGTGAAGTTGTATCCCGAGGGGGACGGCGCCTTCGAATTCGAGCGCACGGCCTCGCGCCTGCAGGAGATGCGATCGGCCGACTGGCTGAAGGACAGCGCCTGACGCAGGTGTTCGCCCTGCGCCCTTCTGTCGCGGCGGCGGGCCCTTACGTTTTCGTGAGTAATTGCGGGCTGCGACGATTTGACGGCCTGCGATCACGTCTTCGCGTACAGCTATAGAAAGCAGCGTTATTCGCTCTATCTCTAATTCAAGGACCGCGGGATCTACTCGCGGCATGATGTCGGGGAGCGGGCGAGTGTTCGATACGGCCGTCGAGTTCATCCAGGCCACGGTGCAGCTGGAGCAGCCGACCGCCTCGGGCCAGCGCACCGTCGGGACCGGGTTCCTGATCTCGTCGGTGGACGCCTCGGGCGCGCCGCGGACCGTGCTCGTCACCGCCCATCACGTGCTCGACGGCATGGCCGCGCCGATCGCCGCCATCGGCTACCGCACCGCCGCCCACGACGGCGGCTGGACCTACAGCCCCGCGCCGCTACGCATCCGCGACGACGCCGGCGAGCCGCTGTGGACCCGCCACCCCGCGCAGGACGTGGCGGCCCTGGTCGTCGAGGCGCCGCCCGAGTTCGCCAAGGCGGCGATCCCGGCGGGCTACCTGGCCGCGGAGGGGGCGCTGGAGCGGCAGGGTTTCGGCCCCGGCGATGAGCTGATCGTCCTGGGCTTCCCCCGCGGCCTGGCGGCGAACAACGCCGGCTTCCCCATCCTCCGCTCGGGGCGCATCGCCTCCTATCCCCTGACCTCCAAGGCCTCGCCGACCTTCCTCCTCGACTTCTCGGTCTTCCCCGGGAACTCCGGCGGGCCGGTCTTCGCCCCGGGCGGGACGGGAACGGCGCGGATCAAGGCCTCCGGCGCGCCGCGGCCGGTGGTGGCGGGCCTGCTGAC
The Phenylobacterium zucineum HLK1 genome window above contains:
- the zapE gene encoding cell division protein ZapE — protein: MPSALQAAYDARLAEGVIRPDPAQAAALAALVRLEGELADAQPASGLKALFRKRAPESRRGVYLVGPVGRGKSMLMDLFFETAPVEKRRRTHFHVFMGEVHRLIDAWRKGDPAARKARFGQSKGDDPIPPVADVVAERASLLCFDEFQVTDIADAMILGRLFEALFDRGVTLVATSNRLPDQLYKDGINRQLFLPFIELLKSKVEVVSVAGPHDYRLDRLRAAGVWFSPIDPDNERSFDRLWREMLGPEDEDELGETLEVLGRRITFPNASGGLLRASFGSLCSVALGPNDYLALAERFHTVFLEGVPRLTPARREEARRFVILIDALYEAKTKLIVLAEAEPVKLYPEGDGAFEFERTASRLQEMRSADWLKDSA
- a CDS encoding trypsin-like serine peptidase — protein: MFDTAVEFIQATVQLEQPTASGQRTVGTGFLISSVDASGAPRTVLVTAHHVLDGMAAPIAAIGYRTAAHDGGWTYSPAPLRIRDDAGEPLWTRHPAQDVAALVVEAPPEFAKAAIPAGYLAAEGALERQGFGPGDELIVLGFPRGLAANNAGFPILRSGRIASYPLTSKASPTFLLDFSVFPGNSGGPVFAPGGTGTARIKASGAPRPVVAGLLTQQVEFNSERLEIGVVTHARYIVETLRLMQHGIAPAVEAPAPEVAGATPVVETPERRSPVGRAIEALGRLFDRAVFALRDAGAGLIARLSGGAPAQA
- a CDS encoding CoA-acylating methylmalonate-semialdehyde dehydrogenase, translating into MRDITHFIDGAPVAGQSGRFGDVFNPNTGEVQARVALATEAELDKAVQSALRAQQTWALVNPQRRARVMFEFKRLVEARMDELAEILSSEHGKVIADSKGDIQRGLEVIEFACGIPHVLKGEYTEGAGPGIDVYSMRQPLGVCAGITPFNFPAMIPMWMFGIAIATGNSFILKPSEKDPTVPVRLAELMMEAGAPAGVLNVVHGDKVAVDAILDHADIKAVSFVGSSDIAHYVYSRGTAAGKRVQAMGGAKNHGIILPDADLEQATKDLIGAAYGSAGERCMALPVVVPVGRKTADELRERVLAEIDTLKVGLSTDPAAQYGPVVSEAHKKRVSDYIQMGADEGAELVVDGRGFSLQGYEKGYFIGPSLFDQVKPSMKTYQEEIFGPVLQIVRAESFEEALRLPSEHQYGNGVAIFTRNGRAAREFASRVNVGMVGINVPIPVPVAYHTFGGWKRSAFGDTNQHGMEGVKFYTKVKTITARWPEGAVEDSAFVIPTMK
- a CDS encoding GNAT family N-acetyltransferase codes for the protein MTALSHAPALARPRGADHIVDALIAERAPKLSGSAAWPVLRPLLYALLDYGKARRMADAIAPLPGRAALEHVSELLSVQVAASGLDRVPAQGRAIVVCNHPTGIADGVAVYDALKALRPDICFYANADAHRVCPGFEEVLIPVEWVEGKRTRERTRLTLQLTREAMEAERCLVIFPAGRLARRQPDGGLADPPWAPSAVSLARKYEAPVVPVHVAGPWSTLFHFFHGLSQELRDITLFHELLNKRGRRFDLTVGHPVAPERLAGDPAEATLALKAHVEGILPADPDRAFA
- the tsaE gene encoding tRNA (adenosine(37)-N6)-threonylcarbamoyltransferase complex ATPase subunit type 1 TsaE, with protein sequence MILAAEGEFRLDDEAATARLGAAIAAGLKPGEAVCLSGPLGAGKSTLARALVRALTTPAEDVPSPTFTLVQFYEGPRLKVAHFDLYRLSNPDEAYEIGLDEALDEGAAVVEWPERLEGRLPPDRLDVEIALSEDDADGRRVRLTPHGAWEGRGLEFRA